The Populus alba chromosome 6, ASM523922v2, whole genome shotgun sequence genomic interval ataaattaaaaaaaataataatattattaatgttcTAGAACTTACcatgattcaaaataaattaaaaataataataatattattaatgttcTAGAACttaccatgatttttttattgtcacgTTCAACGTTGGTTAGTTATCAAAATTAGactttatagatttttttgatttatttttttatgtcaaatttggtaaattgactctatttttttattgcatattttttaattaagttttatgattttttttatttattttctatgaaattatacTGATCTTAAAAATCAGGACATAGATTTGAAAGATTGAtgcaagttgattttatttatttattttaattatttttaattaaatattttttttatttcaccctccaacaactcaatcttttttttttaggttttttttaatttaatcttttttcaacaactcaatattgatctcattgatttttttctcttgatttcaaCTTTcgatattaaattgaaatagagctttgtagtttttttttgtttttttttttttatagagttatcttaattttattatctaaatCACTAGTTTAATAGGTTAGTCTAAACttacttaggtttttttttgttcttttttaattgttgtttttatttcatcgttcaatattagattgattcgaactttatatttttttttatttgttttatatatggtTATTCTAATCTCATGACATGTTCGGCTTGTTATCTTAGGTTgacttgattagtttttttttttgttctttttaaaattttttttcttttaatattagattgatcatgaattggtttttataatttattttaatttatttttttataaagttattgtgatctcatgatctaaatcataaatttaataatttaatctaaGTCAATTCAATGTTATAAcctcaaaatttaaaagaaaatagtatTTGATATATCACCATATTAATATTTAGAAAGCATATTATCAAtgtttgaataaatatttttgttagttaAAAAAgcatattatcaattcaatgtattatattttaaatttatgattaaatatttttttagaaagcatattataaatgtttgaataattgttttagttaaaaataaaattgattcgaCCGCAGAATGATCGAGTTGCGCGCTAAAGCCACACTGAAACAATGAGCTCTTGCAAAAACGAGACTAGACCTGATCGGACATcagcccaattaaaaaaaaaaaaaaacaatttgaaattgGCCATCCACATCCTTTTccgaaatcaagaaaaagaaatctttGGATCCTTCAACGAACAATGATTACAAAACGGATTCAGATAGGGATGATAAGTGTGGGACCCTAAATTTAACCGAAAGCTTTCTCCACCTCACAATGATACAATCTACCTTCTATGCCCAACACAATCCatgtagaaaaagaaaaccaagaaaaaaatatatcaaaaaacaaagaagacaaGCAGAAGCCATGGTTGCTCAAGCAGCAGCAATGACAACTTCATCATCACAAGCTCACGTTCTCTTTCCCGCCTGCGTGTCTTTGACTCAAAAACACTCGTGTCATACCCCGGCATCACTAGTACTATCAAGAAAAaacatggtggtggtggtgggctTAAGTGCATGGCTGTCAACACAGCCTCTGAGGCTGAGACAAAGAAGAGTAGGTTTGAGATTCAAACGCTCACTGGTTGGCTGTTGAATCAAGAACAAGCGGGTGTTATCGATGCTGAACTCACTATTGTGATTTCTAGCATTTCAATGGCATGTAAGCAGATTGCTTCTTTGGTTCAAAGAGCCAGCATTTCTAACTTAACTGGAGTTCAAAGTGCTGTTAGTGTTCAAGGAGAAGACCAAAAGAAGCTTGACGTGGTCTCTAATGAGGTCTGAGctgatgaataattaattatcttaCATCAAAACTACCAGAATTAAACATACATGCTTCATCATATTTATGCAAATTTGATTGTGAGACAGTCTAAAAACTAACTAGATTATGAGTGTCTTTTGCTTAAACATAAAGTTTAAGTGCtagcacaatatatatatatatatatatatatatatatatatatatgaggccATGAGGCAACTTCTCTTTTCCCTTAAATAATTCTTTGGTTCATGAATTAGATGCATTTTAGTTGGAAACATTTGGCGCAGTTGTTGAAATTATTTGGTTTGCAACTACGTACAGGTGTTCTCTAGCTGTTTGAGATAATCAAGTGGGCGAACAGGTATCATAGCATCAGAGGAAGAGGATGTGCCAGTGGCCGTGGAGGAGAGTTACTCTGGAAACTATATAGTGGTTTTTGACCCGCTTGATGGATCCTCCAACATTGATGCTGCAGTGTCTACTGGTTCTATCTTCGGAATATACAGCCCAAATGATGAGTGTCTTGCTGATATTGGAGATGATCCTGCTGTAAGTCCATGTATATACTACGAACAGAAATTTGACGGGCACTTTCATGTTCcatttcaaatttatcaaaCACGAAGGAAGATAGTGTATGGCTAATATCTGATTGTTTGAAGATTTGGCAATTGCAGCTTCACCAGTCGGAACAGAGGTGTGTTGTGAATGTTTGCCAGCCAGGAGATAGCCTTCTTGCTGCTGGCTACTGCATGTATTCAAGTTCGGTGATTTTTGTGCTCACTATTGGAAAAGGCGTGTTCGCTTTCACCTTGGATCCAATGTATGGAGAATTTGTTTTAACTCAAGAAAATATCCAGATTCCAAAAGCTGGAAAGATTTATGCATTTAATGAAGGAAACTACCAGTTATGGGATGACAATTTGAAGAAGTACATCGATGACCTTAAGGACCCTGGTCCGAGTGGCAAGCCCTACTCTGCAAGATACATTGGAAGCTTGGTTGGCGACTTCCATCGGACGCTGCTGTATGGTCGCATTTATGGGTACGCCAGAGACAAAGGGAGCTAGAATGGGAAGCTGAGGCTTTTGTCTGAGGGTGCACCAATGAGCTTTATAGTGGAACAAGCTGGCGGGAAAGGTTCAGATGGGCGTCAGAGAGTGTTGGATATCACACCTACTGAGGTCAGTTTAATACGCTTCATTCAATTCAAgcatttttcatttcttctttcttgagTTAATAGCTGAGGCATTGTTTTCTTCACCAGATACACCAGCGTCTTCTGCTTTACATTGGTAGCGTGGAGGAAGTGGAGAAATTGGAGAAGTATTTAGCTtgattaaaatgagaaaaacaaaaacaaaaaggaaatagTAACTTTGTTCTGTGAAGCTAAATGCTATCGTTGGCCATGGCAGTTTCTCAGGAAATGCGCTACTGGGTTAAGAACACAGAAAGTCAGTCGTGTCACAAatgtaaaatcaattttttatcgCTTAAAAGTAATGGAAGattgaaactcaattttaagAATCTATCATAAGTTCCATTTAACATTGAGGCCTGAGAAATCTCCTTGGAAACTCGAGATGAGATTGTCAAggcattaattctttttaataaacccCAGTTGCACGTAttagggataaaaaaaacccaagttttTTCATAAAAGTTGAGCTTTATATCGTTGGAAATTCAGATGAGAGGACAAACTTCTTCAGTATCTTGCTTGAGCTTAGATATCTTGATTCTGCCATTTATTCCCCTTCTTGAAGCATGCTTAAATACTTGTGACATTTGAATGAAGAACTCTTACAGAATTTCAACCTTACATAAAATTGATGAGAGTGATCTCCATCAAAAACGTAAACTAAATGTCAGAAGAATTCAGCACTTCTTTTACATGTGATACAGAGCTAAATTGTGTAGCATAGAGTGCTTATAGCAATGAGTCTTGGCAGAGCAATCAATACTTTTGTGGGTATATTAAGAATAGTACATCAAACAGAAACTTACATATGAGCTAAAAATTGGGGTTTGGTCAACTGATAGACAAAAGCCATAAAGGATCCCGAGATTATAAACCTAGATTACTAGTGAAGATGATTATGAATCTTCTGCAGTAAGTGCTGTACTGGTAACAGGTCAGTCTAAAGTGTCATTTGAATCTTCAAGTCAATCAGTTACTAGCCAAACAATTCTCCTGATTCAAAGAACTCCTCTGACTTTTAGCTGCAAATTGAGAAAAGGCCAAATAATTCAAGGGTTCCAAGAAATAGGGAAGGtagcataaaaaaagaaatttagaaaatacACAAAGCATGAAGGTGAAGTGACAAATTTACCAGGGCTTAAAATTCTTATGCATTTTGTTATAGACTTCACAGCTGTTATATCAggacctgaaaaaaaaaatcattcaatatATGCACAATGATGGATGCATTCTGGTCAATTATGTTGAGGAGATCATTCAGATTACCTTGCATATGTATATCGTTTCCTGAAAACACCTCAGTCATGGTAGAGGAAAACTCCGACATGACTTGATCAGTCCCCAGATTACCATCCCTAGATTCGTGTGATGACCTGTATATCATACGGAGCCAAAATATCAGAGAAAGGAAACCAAGAAAGGATTCATTGGAGTCAAAAAGACAATAGAGAAGTATTAGGTTACTAGAATATAGCCAAAGAAAACCAATACCCTGAAATGGTGTCTGTAGAAGCTCCCAAGGCTGGCTGGCATGGACAAGCAATTCCTTCACAATCAAGGTCTAGATCCACCAACAGTTCAGAGAAGGAGAAATTAGCCCCGAATACATCTAAGTTAGGCAAGTCTAAGTCAAAAAAGTCTCCATCCTTATCAGACTCGGATGTAGAGAACTCATTGTCAACTGGTTTATCCAAATTCACTGTTTCGTCAGAACCATCGAAGTCTAGCCTTCCTTTCACACAATCCCTCTTGCACATCCTCTTCAAGGTTGTCTTGACTGGTGAGGAAGAAGAGATGCACTGATTTCTCTCCATGGTGTAGTACGTCATGTTTTTGAATGGGCTCACTGTAACTCTCTCTGATGTGATCACCGTACAGTTGGTAGGAGTGACCTGTTGAGGAGTATTGTTGCTACTGCAGTGAGCATTGGCAGAAATATCCTTTGGAGATGCAGAGTTGTCATTGTGAGGAGAAAATGATTGTGGTGGTGTATTGGGATTAGATGAACTAGTTGGAGGGGACGGTAAAGGCTGACGGAACAAACTCTTAGCCACACTGGATGCTTGAACTATTGGACCAGTGGGTGTGCAATTTTGTGTTGATGATCCAATCATTGGAGAGGGCTGAACATTTTCTTGAGTAGCGGCATCATTATCAGATTGTTTGAGTGTACCTGAAGACATAacaagttatataaaaaaaaaaaatcaaattttgaggaTAAGAAATGTGCAAGAACATGAATTTCTTACATTTACTAGGTATTTTCCTTGAGGCTAACTTGCTGCGAGACTTTTTAGCATCTGGAGCCGAGTCTGAAACAGCACTTGAACCCATTCGCTTTCTTGTTGATGGCTGATTGGTAATTGAAGACAGATTGATATGTTCCGTGGTAGTGTTCGAGGGTGTGGAGACTGGAAAGCAATTTGGTGATTTGTACACTGGACAACCTAGCAAGAGATAATCAATAAAGCACATGAGTAAATAAATTCCTAATTTCTGAATGTTTTCCTAGAGATTGTCTTCGTATCTTTGTTCTGCCTTCTCCAAGAATAGAGGGCAGAAGATGCAAGGAAATTCCTAAGAGGAGAAACCCCGAACCTATTAGAGTAAGAGAATCCCTTTTCTTTCGTTGTTTTGGAGAAGGAAACTTCTTTTGAATATTGATAGTAACACTACAGAAAACCAATAGCCTACAAAGAAATCCTTCAAAAACATGTCTTTCATAAATGCAGGGAACTTGTAATCTCTCATAAAGAGAATGATCAATTATCCAAATTCAGCACAAACTCATAAAAACTCACTACCAGAGTCCGTGGAGACTGGAAAAGGCTCAATGTGTGACAATGGCGAGATTAACATATGTTGAAAGTATTGGTGTTGGAGTGATTGATATGATTATtccataattatttattatcaaaGGTTTGTCATCATTTAGCAAGCTTCATTTTAAGTAGCATACAACAATGGAATCCATCTAGGGAATTAGCCACTAAAACGTGatcctttttcttcttaaaattcCCAATTTGAGCACTGAtttctcctaaaaaaaaaacatttacaagaTCCTGGCAAACAAACAAACTATTTTATCAATCCACAGTTAAAAGTGCAGTTAAACATACAATTCAAAGACCAAATGAAATCAAGCAAATAAACTATAACCGCCATTTATATAGGCTTAAAAGTTGGGATCCCAGATTCGAACCACCAAATTCAGGTtggccaaaataaaaaaactgtagCACGTTAACATAAAACATTCAAATAATCATATCAACATAATCATGCAAAGGGTTTGTTGTCGAGCTCACCTGCAGCTGAAGGGGATCCACGAAATGGATCTGCTCGAGGAACCATGACCGCAGATCTTGTAACAGAAGCCTGAATCATTGGTGTAGCTGCTGGTGGTGCTGGTGCTGCGTTTCCACTAGCATTATAAGCATTCATCACTTGTTGCATACCGTGCAAAAGATTCTGTACCCTGAATTTCTCTTGCTCCAAACGCACCCTTTCTTGATCTAAAATCACCTTTTGCTCCTTCAAAGATATATAATCATTCAAAATCGCCCCCAAACTCAACAAAGTCTTCGGtgcctgagaaaaaaaaa includes:
- the LOC118048394 gene encoding uncharacterized protein, which gives rise to MGKQNKSKSKKSDSLVGKGKVTPLQIAFIVDRYLSDNNLSQTRSIFRTEASSLISKSPVREAPKTLLSLGAILNDYISLKEQKVILDQERVRLEQEKFRVQNLLHGMQQVMNAYNASGNAAPAPPAATPMIQASVTRSAVMVPRADPFRGSPSAAGCPVYKSPNCFPVSTPSNTTTEHINLSSITNQPSTRKRMGSSAVSDSAPDAKKSRSKLASRKIPSKCTLKQSDNDAATQENVQPSPMIGSSTQNCTPTGPIVQASSVAKSLFRQPLPSPPTSSSNPNTPPQSFSPHNDNSASPKDISANAHCSSNNTPQQVTPTNCTVITSERVTVSPFKNMTYYTMERNQCISSSSPVKTTLKRMCKRDCVKGRLDFDGSDETVNLDKPVDNEFSTSESDKDGDFFDLDLPNLDVFGANFSFSELLVDLDLDCEGIACPCQPALGASTDTISGSSHESRDGNLGTDQVMSEFSSTMTEVFSGNDIHMQGPDITAVKSITKCIRILSPAKSQRSSLNQENCLASN